CGTTGAGCGACTCGTTTTAACCCAATAACAAACATGGCGGATATAGAGAGGCGTATTTTGAAGTCATTACTCTGTCCTTTCCAATATTGTTCTCAAAACTCTGAGAATGTCAAAAAGTATCGCAATCAGTGAACAAAATGTGAGAAAGAGCGCTCATCAGAATATCTGGGAAGCTTTCAatgccgagtgtgtgtgtgtgtgtgtgttacctgttgAACTGGATGAACACCAGGTTCCAGATCTCCAAGACATTGGGATCGTCCATGTTCACCAGGTGAGAGGCGTCCCTCCCTCCGATGCGGTCAAAGTGGATCTCACTGCAGGGGCCGCAGGGCCCGGTGTCCCCCATCTCCCAGAAGTTATCCTTCATGCTGCCTGGCAGGATGCGAGCCTCGTCCACCCTGAGGGGAACACAGAGACCGGAGAGAGAGGGGTTCAATCAAACCGCAGCCGGGCAGCTGGTGGAAACACGGTTGTTGGGACAATTAGGAGCCGTAAAAGCTAAtgaagtgttttcttttcctgcgCTTGAATAAGTTATTTGACGTATAAAATAACGTGACACTGATACTTCTCGACGTTCGTGAAATGTCCAAATATTAACATTCTATGACACGGATGTCACGGAATGAGAAAAGATAGAAGGCGGGCTCACCCCAGGTCCATCCATAGCTGTTTGCACTCCAGGTCCGGCTCCAGGTCCGCATCAGAGTTACCGCCGAAGTAGGTGACGTACAGGCGCTCTATGGGGATACCAAACTCCTGGGTCAGCAGCTCCAAGGCCATCTTGCAGGCCAGTtgctgcagggaggaggtgggaagaCGCAAAATGAGCAGAGAGAAGCGTTAAAAAGAAAGTAACACTTGTTTAGAGGCCACTGtgaggtaaaaaataaaataaaaagattgatTTGATTATCTTAAATTGTGAATAGGGACaacatcaataataataatcatcataataataacaacgatGACAGTAATTCGTCCCCACCCCACCTTGAAGTAGTCCCCAAAGGACCAGGACCCCAGCATCTCGAAGAAGGTGTGGTGGTAGACGTCTTTGCCCACATCGTCCAGGTCATTGTGTTTGCCTCCTGCACGGATACACTTTTGTGTGTTGGCGGCGCGGGACAGCCTGGCCATGGGGTGAGACGGGTCGATGGTGTTCAAGAAGATGGGCTTGAACTACGATGAAGCAGAACAAAATTGAATAGGCGGTTATTGCTTTaagaatctttaaaaaaaaaaaaaaagtacataaaaGGTGACGTCGTGCGCACAGATGTCATGGGGTGGATGTAGAGAGACGGGTGGGGTACCTGGTTCATGCCGGCGTTGGCAAAAAGCAGCGTGGGGTCGTCCAGCGGGATGGTGGAGGACGAGTGGACGTACACGTGCTCATAGCGACGGAAGAAGTCGATGAACTTCTCGCGGATTTGAGCTGCACTCAAAGAGGAGtccattctgaatcagctgtcTGACGAATAATAAACAAAACGGAAACGCTGTTTAATTCGGCTCCAAGACCCTCGTTGTGGGTCCTGAATTTGATCCACTCATATACTCTTATGTAAAATAAGAGTAAGCCAAACATGTCATTGGAAGCAGTTTGGACATTCAGTCTAGGCTCATAGTtcgatatacagtatataccaTGATAGCTTTCCTTTCAATTCCTCTAGTTGTGTTTGGTCAGAGCAGAGagggattttttgggggggggatttcaatcCAAAATGCACCAGCACCTAAACAAAAGCTTTTGAGGTTTGATTGCCTGCAGGGCAGGATTATGAGTGTTGTTTAAGCTTCTGTTTACCATTTAACAGGAAGTTCAGTGGTTTGGGCAAATATATTTGTCCCTGCAGCAAAATTAATTGTAGAACGTACAAAATGCATGAAGACAGGACAATAACTGCCAACAGGTAACCAGGGGTTTGTTGGTTTGGTTCGTGTGATCACGTGACTGCTTCTCACAGACACAGTAAACGAGTAAAATGGGTTTTACGCGCACGACATCTCGGGAGGGTTCGTTTCCTTTCCAGCTGCTGACTAAAATGAAGTGCTCCCATGTCACCTTTGCGCCTCCGCTGTAAACAACCGTTTCCACAGAATACTGCGAGTCTTGCCACATAATCCCTGTAAAAAGACAAAGTGCTTGAAGATTACCATTGAAATCAGCGGAGTTGGGCAGGAGGCGAACTAGCTTGACAGACTGACGTTAGCAATTTAAACGGTAGCCACACCGGCTACCATTTAAACCGACCCCGAGAGAGAGACCTCAGGCCCCAAATCTCACACCGAATCTTCTTCAGGGGACGGAACAGCACATTGTTTTACATCTCAACAGCACCGCAGCAAAGCGTGATACTTACAGAGGTCGCAATTCTCGTAGAATGATTCGGTTACTGCTCCAGACACACGGCTTTAGTCCACGCTGCTCGACCAAGAGAGAAGCGCAGTCAGTGGACACGCCTCTGACGGTCGGCCATTGGTCCTGCCGCACCACTGGTTGGCGGATCTACATTTCTATTGGACAAGCCGGCTATCAATCTAAGCCGATCCCGCCGCATGAATGGTACAAACTTCTTTGGTCTGGCTGATGCAATGAAATAGACGTCGGTGTAAATGaaggtaaaaatgtatatatatatttaatccgcttaattaaaaaaaagaaaatgtaatgcaTATGTTTGTGAATAAAATATTCACTTTAAATGTGAATACGGTTAGTTATAGGCTCAGGtcgtcagtttgtgtgtttaaatttGCCTAGGGACGTATAAATAATTATGTAGTAATTTTATGATTTTATAATTTTGTGACAGATGATGAAACACAATGGGTTGGTTCTGCGGGCGCCCGTCATGTATTTCTATCCCTGAGGTGAGTTCCCTCCGCTGCCAAGCAACAGCGGAATCTTTATTCAGCTCGCTGTGTTTCCCGGGGACCGGTTTTCTGTCGGACTCGTTCACCCGCTGCTTCTTTCGTGCCACAAACACCCATGCGCCATGCCGACTGACAACAAACGTGTGCAGGGCCCAGAAGTGTCCCAATGCCCGTCTCTGTTTTCTAGCAAACCAGCGGCCTCTCTCCCCTCGAAAGGCCCGAGAGCGGACGGTCGGCAGCGGGACCAAGTGGACGTCCGGCCGGTCTTTGTCCGCTGCGGGCTGGTGAGTCAGGCCAAAGGCTCCGCGTACATCGAGGCTGGAAGCACCAAGCTGATGTGCTGCGTTTACGGCCCCAGAGAAATCGAGCGGAAAGATGAGACCGACATGACATGTGGACGGTGTGTATTCGTGTCCGATCTgtcaatgtatttaaatgttagtTGTTTCATTGATCTGTGACACAGTGAGACATCCTGCCCCAGTCGTTTGCGTGACCAGCAGTGTGTTAAGCTGATTGTTAACGCGAGTTTATGAACCTCAGCTCGACAGACTGTTTATTCAAACCAAGTTGCATATTCGTGCTTACAGTGAGCGCGCTTATTTctaacgttaaaaaaaaataaaaccgacTAAACACCATTTTTGATtacgttacatgtcatttacctgacgtttttatccaaagcacttacaataagtgcattcaaccaaactcaaaagagcaagaaaaaaagaaagtgcaatttcatcaaataagccaattaaCAAATTGCAcaagtggcattataagtacaatataagtgctacaatttgttagtcttttagtcgaggtagagtctgaagaggtgtgtccttACTTTGTgacctggtgtcttcagagagctcgttccaccatttaggagccacgagagcaaagagtcgagatctagtcgagtgttttgctctcagtgagggagggacgagcagtttggcagatgcagagcggagtgagcgggtcgggatgtcgggtttggcCATGTCCCGGATGCAGATAAATCATGCACGACTTTAGCCAGGTTTGACCTCCACCATCCGCATCCATACCtgcatatttatattgtattggAAGTGAACGCGGCCGTATGTGATGCAGTCCTGCAGGAACAGTTCACAAAGACGACAACGCTGCATTTTttgtaacactttttttttgtgcatccaGGTTGGTTACTGACATGCGTTTCGCTCCGTTCTCCTGTCTGGAGAGGGGAGCCTGGATTCAGGGGAGCCAGGAAAAGGACCTCTCCCTGATGCTGCAGGAGAGCCTGCAGCCCGCCGTGCGGCTCAACAAATATCCCCGCTCTCAGATCGAGGTCAACGTGATGGTCCTCGAGAGCAGCGGCTCCGTCCTGGCCCACGCGGTCACGTGCGCCTCGCTCGCTCTGGCAGATGCCGGGATCGAAATGTACGACCTGGTCCTCGGTTGTTCCGTGCGGCAGGATGGCGCCTCGTACGTGGTCGACCCTTCTCGCGCCGAGGAAAGCAGGCGCAGCTTGGTCGGCAGAGAGAACGAGGGCGGCCTGACCATAGCGTTCCTGCCGAGCCTGAACCAGATTTCTGGGCTGGAGTCGGATGGAGAAATGACGGAAGAGACCCTGACAGCCGCGGTGCGGACCTGCATTGAGGGATGCTATAAACTGTACCCGGTCGTCCAGCAAGCCCTGTGCAAGGCCGTTCGGCGGGCTGCGCCCCCCCCGTCAGAGAGCTGAGAGACGCGCACGGCGAAATCAGTTCGTCGCTTTTCTACTTCATAATTTCCCGCCGTTACATTGACAAAATAACCAACATTATGGTATGTTTGATGTTATGTTCTTGACGTGGAAATGATGAAGATGGTATTTTCTATTAAATATATTACGGCActtatgttgtgtgttttgtattctCGAGTAATATACGTGTTATACGTGTGAGTCTTTTACTAAATCCCCAAAATGAATGATCTAGTTGAGCAGGTCACCGAGTTAAAGCCCTGCCTCTGTCCTCAATCACAACCTGGTTAAATATCTGTGAACTGATCCACAAAAATGTATACGTGAACGTATGTACATTAATGAATTGAAAATACTATCAAAGATCATTTTAAAGTAAGGGAGGAAAACGACTTCATGGTCAACATCTTTCCTCCATCCCACAAAATGCTAATTCGCCTGAACAAACGGTGCAGAATTTAATCTGGGGCACAACCAGGGAAGTGACAAAAGGAGAACTCTCGTTTGAATGCAGAGAACGCGGCGGGTAGAAGACGTCTGCAAACATCCTCAGGAAGGCTCTTTGGTGGAAGATCTCCCCCCGTGGAGGAAAACGAGGGGGGAGACAAAGTCATATTACTACTCAATGGCATCACTTAAAGACCGGAAGGGCTCACAGAGTAGAAGTATTTATGGGAAGTACAACATGGAGgattaatttaatattaatcCTAAAATGTATTGTGACAAAGGTGAAACCACAGCAGCTTCTGCTCGTGGTACCAGGCTCAGTTGGTCCGGTCTGCGTTCTGAGGCCTTGAATCGGACCTTAGTGAATAATGAATGGTCTGTTGAATGAGAAGATGTCCAATATCAAGAACCTTCAACTTGGTCAAATTCCTTGTTGCTGAAAGAGGAGAACTTATTGGGAAGGTATATTTGACAACGTGATAACATCCAGGGCATCACCAAGCCCGCtatccgccgtctggctcgccgcggcggagtgaagcgcatctccggtctgatctacgaggagacccgcggtgtgctgaaggtcttcctggagaacgtgatccgcgacgccgtcacctacaccgagcacgccaagaggaagacggtgaccgccatggatgtggtctatgccctgaagagacagggacgcaccctGTACGGCTTCGTGGGATAAACGCCGACTCCGGTTACCAAAACGCAAAAGGGAATTCGTAGCAAACATCTAGATGCAACTTCGCATCTGTGCAAACTTCATTCATCAGCGCACAATTCAGCATTACAATAACAGTGTTATTGTAAGTAGAAGACATGTCCAGTGATCAGCTCTGATAGCGCGTATGGATGAACTGCACCTTAAGCCTCCACCAgcatcagtgtgtttgctgctccCAGAATAATACCAGTTTATTAAAAACGGATCAACATCTGATGGTTGATTTTACATTGAGACCCTGAATAAACATGTGGATAGTTTGGAAAACGACTTTTGGTGGAGATGTGATgtaatttaaatacttttaagagagaaatgagtgggaaaagccgctgatcactgctgtccacggcgctgagtaggtgaggtttggaggctcctcaaacaaaacgcatcgatcatcagagctctacgtgacctgaacatgaagagaaactagtccgctatcggctcctccaccttcagcctccagcacctgatgcacatttagtttttagtctttaatcagtggagagaaaac
The DNA window shown above is from Gasterosteus aculeatus chromosome X, fGasAcu3.hap1.1, whole genome shotgun sequence and carries:
- the LOC120809022 gene encoding exosome complex component MTR3, which translates into the protein MPTDNKRVQGPEVSQCPSLFSSKPAASLPSKGPRADGRQRDQVDVRPVFVRCGLVSQAKGSAYIEAGSTKLMCCVYGPREIERKDETDMTCGRLVTDMRFAPFSCLERGAWIQGSQEKDLSLMLQESLQPAVRLNKYPRSQIEVNVMVLESSGSVLAHAVTCASLALADAGIEMYDLVLGCSVRQDGASYVVDPSRAEESRRSLVGRENEGGLTIAFLPSLNQISGLESDGEMTEETLTAAVRTCIEGCYKLYPVVQQALCKAVRRAAPPPSES
- the LOC144383756 gene encoding histone H4-like, which translates into the protein DNIQGITKPAIRRLARRGGVKRISGLIYEETRGVLKVFLENVIRDAVTYTEHAKRKTVTAMDVVYALKRQGRTLYGFVG